The following proteins are co-located in the Candidatus Accumulibacter cognatus genome:
- the yidC gene encoding membrane protein insertase YidC: protein MDNRRLLLLIVFSFSLVMLWDAWQKYSQPKAASPAASAVAEAPAPKPSVNLHAPLPSAPVTTDVAGADKSETVTVRTDLYVAEVAKQGGDLVRLEFKAYKDSNNKAKNFALFEAKHQYLAQSGLIGESLPNHKTLFSVTSGNQELAGDTRTVELRLEAPVSNGVKVTKIYTFTRDSYLIDVTHEIENQGEKEVAAHVYYQLQRDINAPEGESSMVSTFTGPAVYTDQEKFQKVDFADIAKGKAKFASKADNGWIAMVQHYFVAAWIPEAGLPREFYMRKLESSTHPVVSAGVIVPAPVAAPGAKVAISVPIYAGPQIQVILEQLAKPKAEGGIGAQGLPLVVDYGWLTVIAAPIFWCLEAINKLVGNWGWSIVLLTIAIKLLFFPLSAASYKSMAKMRTVTPRLMALKERYGDDRQKLNQEMMALYKREKINPLGGCLPIAVQIPVFIALYWALLGAVEIRDAPWILWISDLSAADPYYVLPVIMVVTMLVQTKLNPTPPDPIQAKVMMMMPFIFGAMFFFFPAGLVLYWVVNNLLSIAQQWQITRMIESGGKAANDSKI, encoded by the coding sequence ATGGATAACCGCCGCCTGCTGCTGCTCATCGTCTTCTCATTCTCTCTGGTCATGCTCTGGGATGCTTGGCAGAAGTACAGCCAGCCCAAGGCAGCATCTCCTGCCGCCAGCGCTGTGGCCGAGGCCCCCGCACCGAAGCCTTCTGTAAACCTGCACGCACCCCTGCCCTCAGCACCTGTAACGACCGATGTGGCAGGCGCTGACAAGTCCGAGACAGTCACAGTCAGAACCGATCTGTATGTCGCCGAGGTGGCCAAGCAAGGCGGCGATCTTGTTCGCCTCGAATTCAAGGCCTACAAGGACAGCAATAATAAAGCCAAGAACTTCGCCCTTTTCGAGGCCAAGCACCAATACCTTGCACAGAGTGGTTTGATTGGCGAGAGCCTGCCAAACCACAAAACGCTCTTCTCGGTCACATCCGGAAACCAGGAATTGGCAGGTGATACAAGGACCGTTGAACTGCGACTCGAAGCACCGGTCAGCAACGGCGTCAAGGTGACAAAGATCTACACTTTCACACGCGACAGTTATCTGATCGATGTTACCCATGAGATTGAAAATCAGGGCGAGAAGGAAGTCGCCGCGCACGTGTATTACCAGTTGCAGCGTGACATCAACGCTCCCGAAGGCGAGAGTTCAATGGTGTCCACTTTCACTGGCCCGGCGGTCTACACAGATCAGGAAAAATTCCAGAAAGTCGATTTTGCCGACATTGCAAAAGGCAAGGCCAAGTTCGCCAGCAAGGCCGACAATGGCTGGATTGCGATGGTTCAGCACTATTTTGTCGCCGCCTGGATTCCTGAAGCAGGGCTGCCGCGCGAGTTCTACATGCGCAAACTCGAAAGCAGTACCCATCCGGTGGTGTCGGCAGGTGTCATCGTACCGGCACCAGTAGCGGCGCCGGGTGCTAAGGTGGCGATCTCGGTGCCGATTTATGCCGGTCCCCAGATTCAGGTCATTCTCGAGCAACTGGCCAAGCCCAAGGCAGAAGGCGGCATTGGTGCGCAGGGTTTGCCACTGGTGGTCGACTACGGTTGGTTGACGGTCATTGCCGCACCCATCTTCTGGTGTCTGGAAGCCATCAACAAGTTGGTCGGCAATTGGGGTTGGTCGATTGTTCTGCTTACCATTGCCATCAAGCTGCTGTTTTTTCCGCTCTCGGCAGCCAGTTACAAGTCAATGGCGAAAATGCGAACCGTTACGCCCCGCCTGATGGCTCTCAAAGAGCGTTACGGTGACGATCGCCAGAAGCTCAACCAGGAGATGATGGCACTCTACAAGCGTGAAAAAATCAACCCGCTGGGAGGATGCCTGCCGATAGCGGTGCAGATTCCCGTGTTTATCGCGCTGTACTGGGCCTTGCTTGGTGCCGTCGAAATTCGTGATGCGCCCTGGATTCTCTGGATCAGTGATTTGTCGGCTGCCGACCCCTACTATGTGCTGCCAGTGATCATGGTAGTCACGATGCTGGTCCAGACCAAGCTCAATCCCACTCCGCCCGATCCTATCCAGGCCAAAGTGATGATGATGATGCCGTTCATCTTTGGTGCGATGTTCTTTTTCTTTCCGGCAGGACTGGTGCTCTATTGGGTGGTCAACAATCTTCTGTCGATTGCCCAGCAATGGCAGATCACAAGGATGATCGAAAGTGGCGGAAAAGCCGCCAACGACAGCAAGATCTGA
- the yidD gene encoding membrane protein insertion efficiency factor YidD gives MKQMLLTLIGFYRFAVSPMLGRRCRFFPSCSEYATEAVEKYGAIKGARFALHRLFRCHPWNPGGFDPVP, from the coding sequence ATGAAACAAATGCTGCTTACGCTGATAGGCTTCTACCGATTCGCGGTCAGCCCAATGCTGGGCCGCCGTTGCCGTTTTTTCCCGAGTTGTTCCGAGTACGCAACTGAAGCTGTGGAAAAATATGGCGCCATCAAGGGCGCGCGCTTCGCCCTGCACCGACTGTTCCGTTGCCATCCATGGAATCCGGGTGGTTTTGACCCTGTACCCTGA